A portion of the Stigmatella aurantiaca DW4/3-1 genome contains these proteins:
- a CDS encoding FAD-dependent oxidoreductase: protein MNTDVVIIGAGPAGCASAAALSQLGHSVLLIDAGQDRSKQLAGELLHPPGVEDLRTLGFGPALEACHGQPVQGFAVVDTRRERRTTQLTYNGSSQGLSLEHARFAQSLLEAVERLPNVTVWRKTRLTALLRNDADGVVLTVVRGGEQQQVFTPLLVAADGRSSFVRKLLGIEEQHDRLSSMVGVTVDAQALPHAGHGHIFIGGNAPVLAYAIEPDVARVMVDVPLGATAQQLHSSPELLNGVPQPLRGAILEALERETPRMASNDTRLPRRVTLGRVVLVGDAAGCCHPVSASGMASGISDAMALQQSLRESLNNVPRALRRYVQRRRSAQRTRIALASALYQAFSIQREDMDALRTGLLRYWEESTTGGRNSMELLSTRETRMWVMAREYMRVVGYGIGALTSEAFSHQRRDFETLMRAGTGLLTSAFPHLQDSARGGLEDAFATLAASKARRR, encoded by the coding sequence TTGAATACGGACGTGGTCATCATCGGGGCAGGCCCGGCGGGCTGTGCAAGCGCGGCGGCATTGTCACAGTTGGGCCATTCGGTTCTTCTCATCGATGCGGGGCAGGACCGCAGCAAGCAGCTCGCGGGCGAGCTGCTTCATCCCCCCGGGGTGGAAGATTTGCGCACGCTGGGCTTCGGACCCGCGCTGGAGGCCTGTCACGGCCAGCCGGTCCAAGGCTTTGCCGTCGTGGACACCCGGCGGGAGCGGCGGACGACCCAGCTGACCTACAACGGTTCGAGCCAGGGTCTGTCGCTCGAACACGCCCGCTTCGCGCAGAGCCTGCTGGAGGCCGTGGAGCGGCTGCCCAACGTCACGGTGTGGCGCAAGACGCGGCTCACCGCCCTGCTCCGCAACGATGCCGACGGCGTCGTGCTCACGGTCGTGCGCGGTGGGGAACAGCAGCAGGTGTTCACACCTCTGCTGGTGGCGGCGGACGGGCGCAGCTCCTTCGTCCGGAAGCTCCTGGGCATCGAGGAGCAGCACGATCGGCTCTCGAGCATGGTGGGGGTGACGGTGGACGCGCAGGCCCTTCCCCACGCGGGCCACGGGCACATCTTCATTGGAGGCAACGCCCCGGTCCTCGCCTACGCCATCGAGCCAGACGTGGCGCGCGTGATGGTCGACGTTCCCTTGGGTGCAACAGCTCAGCAATTGCACTCATCACCTGAGCTTCTGAATGGGGTGCCACAACCCCTGCGAGGCGCCATCCTAGAGGCACTCGAGCGTGAAACACCCCGGATGGCCTCGAATGACACACGCCTCCCGCGCCGGGTGACCCTGGGCCGGGTCGTCCTCGTGGGAGACGCGGCGGGGTGCTGCCACCCGGTAAGCGCGAGTGGGATGGCCTCGGGGATCAGCGACGCGATGGCGCTCCAGCAGTCGCTCCGGGAGAGCCTCAACAACGTCCCACGTGCCCTGCGCCGCTACGTCCAGCGCCGCCGCTCGGCTCAGCGGACACGCATCGCCCTGGCTTCTGCCCTCTATCAGGCGTTCTCCATTCAGCGCGAGGACATGGACGCCCTGAGGACGGGACTGCTCCGCTACTGGGAGGAGAGCACCACGGGGGGGCGCAACTCGATGGAACTGCTGTCGACGCGCGAGACCCGGATGTGGGTCATGGCGCGCGAGTACATGCGGGTGGTCGGCTATGGCATCGGCGCGCTGACCTCGGAGGCCTTCAGCCACCAGCGCCGGGACTTCGAGACACTCATGCGCGCGGGGACGGGCCTGCTGACCTCGGCGTTTCCCCACTTGCAGGACTCGGCACGCGGAGGGCTGGAGGACGCCTTCGCGACGCTCGCCGCCAGCAAGGCGCGGCGCAGGTAA
- the araH gene encoding L-arabinose ABC transporter permease AraH, translating into MDRLKRAVLGEQGLVILFLLALGIVCVTVPSFMTQRNILGLLQSVVTIGIVACTMMLCLASRDFDLSVGSTVAFTGMVAVMVSNNTENLLLGILAALLAGVVVGAINGVVIAKLRINALITTLATMQIVRGSALIASDGRAVGVDDPAYFDIAMSAPLGIPLPVLAMVFCFVLFGFVLNRTVFGRNTLAIGGNPDASRLAGVNVGTIRIWIFTLQGLLCAVAGILLSSRITSGQPNAAQGLELSVISACVLGGVSLAGGRAAISGVLVGVLIMGIAENVMNLMNIQAFYQYVVRGVILLLAVLLDNLRTRATGRRL; encoded by the coding sequence ATGGATCGCTTGAAGAGGGCCGTGCTGGGAGAGCAGGGGCTCGTCATCCTGTTCCTGCTGGCCCTGGGCATCGTCTGCGTCACCGTTCCCAGCTTCATGACGCAGCGGAACATCCTGGGCCTGCTCCAGTCCGTCGTCACCATCGGCATCGTCGCCTGCACGATGATGCTCTGCCTGGCCTCGCGGGACTTCGATCTGTCCGTCGGCTCGACGGTGGCGTTTACCGGCATGGTCGCGGTGATGGTGTCCAACAACACCGAGAACCTCTTGCTGGGCATTCTGGCCGCGTTGCTGGCCGGCGTGGTGGTGGGCGCCATCAATGGGGTGGTGATCGCCAAGCTCCGGATCAACGCCCTCATCACGACGCTGGCCACGATGCAGATTGTCCGCGGGTCGGCGTTGATCGCCTCCGACGGACGCGCGGTGGGGGTGGATGATCCGGCCTACTTCGATATCGCGATGAGCGCCCCGCTGGGCATTCCCTTGCCGGTGCTCGCCATGGTGTTCTGCTTTGTCCTCTTCGGCTTCGTGCTGAACCGCACCGTCTTCGGGCGCAACACGCTGGCCATCGGCGGCAACCCGGATGCCTCGCGCCTGGCCGGCGTCAACGTGGGCACCATCCGGATCTGGATCTTCACCCTCCAGGGGTTGCTCTGCGCGGTGGCCGGGATCCTGCTGTCCTCGCGCATCACCAGCGGCCAGCCCAATGCCGCTCAGGGGCTCGAGCTGTCGGTCATCTCCGCCTGTGTCCTGGGTGGAGTGTCCCTGGCGGGAGGGAGGGCCGCCATTTCAGGCGTGCTGGTGGGCGTGCTCATCATGGGCATCGCCGAAAACGTGATGAACCTGATGAACATCCAGGCCTTCTACCAGTACGTGGTGCGCGGCGTGATTCTCCTGCTCGCCGTGCTGCTCGACAACCTGCGCACGCGCGCGACGGGCCGGCGGCTCTAA